A region of Catharus ustulatus isolate bCatUst1 chromosome 9, bCatUst1.pri.v2, whole genome shotgun sequence DNA encodes the following proteins:
- the C9H1orf210 gene encoding type III endosome membrane protein TEMP, giving the protein MPHHSTLLKHFPSLHSLNLSSNAKLTLSPAVFSNLAALRLLDLSSCGITYIHTDTFKGLGNLHTLLLRNNSLQELDVSFLLPLRALLHLDLRHNALVSVDTWSLQLMESVPRVRLEGNPWVCNCSVHPLQQWLQRRPDVQVTCVLPPGLRGQEIAALDSQDLGCQMKQRFARELSTVQQITVTENNTIALPAGKGGRSWPFLVGFIVTAIGISILIALVAKCKLVRKNFASYRHRPLPEISSIGGSPMEDTSSWDRASIPDAADLQAEDDDGFIEDNYIQPDEQLPTKEEQELHRSI; this is encoded by the exons ATGCCTCATCACAGCACTCTCCTGAAgcatttcccttccctgcactCTCTCAACCTCTCCAGCAATGCCAAGCTCACACTGAGCCCAGCAGTCTTCTCCAACCTCGCAGCGCTGCGTCTCCTGGACCTGAGCAGCTGTGGCATCACCTACATCCACACGGACACTTTCAAAGGCCTGGGAAACTTGCACACACTGCTTCTAAGAAACAACAGCTTGCAAGAGCTTGATGTCTCTTTCCTTTTGCCACTGAGGGCTCTTCTCCATCTGGACCTGCGTCACAACGCGCTGGTCTCTGTGGACACTTGGAGCCTGCAGCTGATGGAGTCAGTCCCACGGGTCCGTCTGGAAGGGAACCCCTGGGTGTGCAACTGCAGCGTGCACcctctgcagcagtggctgcagcgCAGGCCAG ATGTGCAGGTGACCTGCGTGTTGCCCCCGGGGCTGAGGGGCCAGGAGATTGCAGCTCTGGATTCTCAGGACCTGGGCTGCCAGATGAAGCAGCGGTTTGCTCGTGAGCTCAGCACAGTACAGCAGATCACAGTGACTGAGAACAACA CCATTGCACTGCCTGCTGGGAAGGGGGGAAGGAGCTGGCCATTCCTGGTGGGATTCATTGTGACAGCAATTGGCATCTCCATCCTGATTGCACTGGTTGCCAAGTGCAAACTTGTCCGCAAGAACTTCGCCAGCTACCGCCACCGGCCGCTGCCTGAAATCAGCTCCATCGGAGGCAGCCCCATGGAGGAtaccagcagctgggacagggcctCCATACCTGATGCTGCTGACCTGCAAGCTGAGGATGATGATGGCTTCATCGAGGACAACTACATCCAGCCCGATGAGCAGCTGCCAACAAAAGAGGAGCAGGAGTTGCATCGCTCCATCTGA